Proteins from a genomic interval of Candidatus Cloacimonadota bacterium:
- a CDS encoding DUF3467 domain-containing protein — translation MKEKQQKQIKVNIQKEAAEGIYSNIVFMNFNNSEFIVDFGRILPAIPEAKIYSRIIMNPQHCKRLMHLLERNIDKFEKQFGEISLPEQKGGARDIGFHPEMK, via the coding sequence ATGAAAGAAAAACAACAAAAACAAATCAAAGTAAACATTCAGAAAGAAGCGGCAGAAGGTATTTATTCTAATATTGTATTTATGAATTTTAATAATTCAGAATTTATTGTTGATTTTGGCAGGATACTTCCAGCAATTCCAGAAGCAAAAATTTATTCAAGAATTATTATGAATCCTCAACATTGCAAAAGATTAATGCATCTACTTGAGAGAAATATTGATAAATTTGAGAAGCAATTTGGAGAAATTTCTTTGCCTGAGCAAAAAGGTGGTGCACGAGATATTGGATTTCACCCAGAGATGAAATAA
- a CDS encoding potassium channel family protein, translating into NIKKLNIIGIQNLGRINIDWEENKVNEIINNQLKMTSTLKDSKLVYNLVETTHKEKSEQFRTLKENFHKIGQYDDEDKAYVEFKKHELREEKSNFKKRRYNIKIYSLLYKLLRRIFFFQQENKYENNYKRINKLFNLIYKKYLKYGNIKYRFKKIIFEDMGLYGTSPKKVAISMFKIWGFFTVVYTILSKYIVLNSKEITELPGLFKAAYFSAITFLTIGYGDYVPNGIIRLFSGIEGFLGLFLMAYFTVAFVRKVLR; encoded by the coding sequence TAATATCAAAAAACTAAATATAATTGGAATTCAAAATTTAGGTAGAATAAATATTGATTGGGAAGAAAATAAAGTTAATGAAATAATAAACAACCAACTAAAAATGACATCCACATTAAAAGATAGCAAATTAGTATATAATTTAGTGGAAACGACACACAAAGAAAAATCAGAACAGTTCAGAACCCTAAAAGAGAACTTCCATAAAATCGGACAATATGATGATGAAGATAAAGCTTATGTTGAATTCAAAAAACATGAATTAAGAGAAGAAAAATCAAATTTTAAGAAGAGAAGATATAATATTAAAATTTATAGTTTATTGTATAAATTATTACGAAGGATATTTTTCTTTCAACAAGAAAATAAGTATGAAAATAATTATAAACGAATTAACAAACTTTTTAATTTGATTTACAAAAAATATTTAAAATATGGGAATATTAAATATAGGTTTAAAAAAATAATATTTGAAGATATGGGTTTATATGGAACCAGCCCGAAAAAAGTTGCAATTAGTATGTTTAAAATTTGGGGCTTTTTTACAGTTGTCTATACAATTTTATCAAAATATATTGTATTAAACTCTAAAGAAATAACCGAACTGCCAGGTTTATTTAAAGCTGCATATTTTAGTGCAATAACTTTTCTTACTATTGGTTATGGTGATTATGTTCCTAACGGAATAATTCGTTTGTTTTCTGGTATTGAAGGATTTTTGGGATTATTCTTAATGGCATATTTTACTGTTGCTTTTGTGAGAAAGGTTTTAAGATAA